In Spirobacillus cienkowskii, a genomic segment contains:
- the smc gene encoding chromosome segregation protein SMC — protein sequence MKLKSIHISGFKSFADRVNIHYHDGITGVIGPNGSGKSNIIDAVRWVMGEQTAKSLRADDPTDIIFAGSQSRKQLSLAEVTLVFSNDGRHCPAEFMHLPEISIGRKINRGGEREYFMNREPCRLKDIVDFLMSIGLGSKSYAIIQQDKRDRIIQASPEDLREILEETAGITVFKVRRKEAEKRMSSTHERLKNLAEIETELTRQKEALEEQVEKATQKLNFSQELKEKEIQLIKNHIGFYRSIVTKVKKEIDSRSSEIQRSSIEAGEWEARANDLKSLQLELTQQIKSTENQLDDQKITLTKYQERLENYKRRHDERIIQKDKIKTALLEEQQNVKTEDTKQAQLIEEIEKHGDDLQKIDNENEGLQEKLEEIDEYLQVEKMRGDEIRSEMKAIETTRSSLRARNEAILDTISRYNQHIQKTSEGLLSHGQNRGQIAADRKYVEDSLNKVSIGLNEVLANRNNIEIELAQIKKQYDLAHSEKEECKQQHLEISSKANILQKIVDSNQGLSDGTLALREKLSNLITGFLFDSISLHKNDEEVLENAMPYLFQSALVENNDSFIEIVDKVEEMSISRVNLLVKDLLFPLNSSEENDKKQILSIAGIRCVGSRIENCKWHSIQHIFDRIFICQDEWVLLKAKKLCQSSEHFIFVTERGTVAAGTFGISCGAFQDGASHGILQTRREYAEALTNKEKMQEKLASSEGALYLLSEKKKAIEQKVTDIATALEKEKVESVKLSSQLENFDLQLRHIDENLSRLESEKLRLSEELSEAKESFAKNQNHLEKLDQEFSTLQRDLEEFDILFSEKKEFRDEILIQLQSKKSERAVIVERQANNRKYYEEILLQIKRMQNKVENYISQLEEFDFQINHDANEFSNLDFEITNLQREVKIFEDKLEFLTQEETENSEELRVVEGKLKQEKDSTTSKQKFITEKQLELARFETIIETALKDASEKFQLLPEDIPFEANPDQSIRNQIEDRIKQLQQAIQELGAVNERALEEFKDVSERLNFLTVQKTDIEKSIEELFLSIQEIEETTKTRFKEIFDKVNVEFQKVFPVLFPNGHGELHMLNDQDLLNTGVEILVRLPGKKMQNMSLFSGGEKALTAISLIFSLLKTTPAPFCFLDEVDAPLDEANVGRFNDVLDALSHEFQFIVITHNRRTMEVLDTIYGISMSEPGVSKLVSVDLSDVPVHLRKKQKVAIRSGASVSI from the coding sequence ATGAAACTTAAATCAATTCATATTTCAGGTTTTAAAAGTTTTGCAGATCGCGTCAATATTCATTATCATGATGGAATTACAGGAGTTATTGGACCAAATGGCTCTGGAAAATCAAACATTATTGATGCCGTTCGCTGGGTTATGGGCGAACAAACTGCAAAAAGTTTAAGAGCTGATGATCCCACTGATATTATTTTTGCAGGATCTCAAAGCAGAAAACAACTCAGTCTTGCAGAAGTGACTCTCGTATTTTCAAACGATGGCCGTCATTGTCCTGCCGAATTTATGCACTTACCAGAAATTTCGATTGGCCGAAAAATAAACCGCGGCGGCGAACGCGAATATTTTATGAATCGTGAACCATGCCGCTTAAAAGATATTGTCGATTTTTTAATGTCTATTGGTCTAGGATCAAAAAGTTACGCCATTATTCAACAAGATAAACGAGATAGAATTATTCAAGCATCTCCAGAAGACTTAAGAGAAATACTCGAAGAAACAGCAGGGATTACGGTATTTAAAGTACGCCGTAAAGAAGCAGAAAAAAGAATGTCATCAACTCATGAAAGACTAAAAAATTTAGCTGAAATAGAAACAGAATTAACAAGACAAAAAGAAGCTCTTGAAGAGCAGGTCGAAAAAGCAACACAAAAATTAAATTTTTCTCAAGAGTTAAAAGAAAAAGAAATTCAACTCATTAAAAATCATATCGGATTTTATCGCAGTATTGTAACAAAAGTAAAAAAAGAAATTGATAGTCGCTCCTCAGAAATCCAGCGTTCGAGTATTGAAGCTGGAGAGTGGGAAGCGCGCGCAAATGATTTAAAATCACTGCAGCTTGAACTCACACAGCAAATTAAGTCAACAGAAAATCAGCTTGACGACCAAAAAATTACTCTTACAAAATATCAAGAACGACTCGAAAACTACAAACGTCGTCATGATGAACGCATTATTCAAAAAGATAAAATTAAAACTGCTCTCTTAGAAGAACAGCAAAACGTAAAAACTGAAGATACAAAACAAGCACAGTTAATTGAAGAAATTGAAAAACATGGTGATGATTTACAAAAAATTGATAATGAAAATGAAGGCCTCCAAGAAAAACTCGAAGAAATCGATGAGTACTTACAAGTAGAAAAAATGCGTGGTGATGAAATTCGCTCAGAGATGAAAGCCATAGAAACCACCCGCAGCTCATTGCGTGCAAGAAACGAAGCCATTTTAGACACCATTTCTCGTTATAATCAACATATTCAAAAAACAAGCGAAGGACTTCTTTCACATGGTCAAAATCGTGGACAGATTGCAGCTGATAGAAAATATGTTGAGGATAGCCTAAACAAGGTTTCAATTGGGCTAAATGAAGTTCTTGCTAATAGAAACAACATTGAAATTGAATTGGCTCAAATTAAAAAACAATACGATCTCGCACATTCGGAAAAAGAGGAATGCAAACAGCAACATTTAGAGATCAGCAGTAAAGCTAATATATTACAAAAAATTGTGGACTCCAATCAAGGTCTTTCAGATGGAACTTTAGCGTTACGCGAAAAATTATCGAATCTTATAACAGGATTTCTTTTTGATTCGATTTCGCTTCATAAAAATGATGAAGAAGTTCTTGAAAATGCAATGCCATATTTATTTCAATCCGCGTTAGTTGAAAACAACGATAGTTTTATTGAAATTGTTGACAAAGTAGAAGAAATGTCTATTTCACGAGTCAATCTACTTGTTAAAGATTTGCTCTTTCCTTTAAATAGCAGCGAAGAAAACGATAAAAAACAAATTCTTTCAATTGCAGGAATTCGTTGCGTCGGTAGCCGAATTGAAAATTGCAAATGGCACTCCATCCAACACATATTTGATCGTATTTTTATTTGCCAAGATGAATGGGTATTGCTAAAGGCAAAAAAATTATGTCAGTCGAGTGAGCATTTTATTTTTGTCACAGAAAGAGGGACTGTTGCAGCGGGAACATTTGGTATAAGTTGTGGCGCATTTCAGGACGGAGCGTCACACGGAATTTTACAGACGCGTCGCGAATATGCAGAAGCACTGACAAATAAAGAAAAAATGCAAGAAAAACTCGCAAGTTCTGAGGGGGCTTTATATCTACTTTCTGAAAAAAAGAAAGCAATTGAACAAAAAGTAACAGATATCGCAACAGCCCTTGAAAAAGAAAAAGTAGAATCTGTTAAACTTTCTAGTCAGCTCGAAAATTTTGATTTACAACTGAGGCATATTGACGAAAATTTATCTCGATTGGAATCAGAAAAATTACGGCTCAGTGAAGAGTTATCAGAAGCCAAAGAGTCTTTTGCTAAAAATCAAAATCATTTAGAAAAGCTCGATCAAGAATTTTCCACGCTACAAAGAGATTTAGAAGAATTTGATATTTTATTTTCTGAAAAGAAAGAGTTTAGAGATGAAATTTTAATTCAACTACAGAGTAAAAAATCGGAGCGCGCTGTTATTGTTGAAAGACAAGCTAACAACAGAAAATACTATGAAGAAATTTTACTCCAAATTAAGCGTATGCAAAATAAAGTTGAAAATTATATTTCACAATTAGAAGAGTTTGATTTTCAAATCAATCATGATGCAAACGAATTTTCAAATCTTGATTTTGAAATTACAAACTTACAAAGAGAAGTTAAAATTTTTGAAGACAAATTAGAATTTTTAACTCAAGAAGAAACTGAAAATTCTGAAGAGCTTAGAGTTGTAGAAGGAAAATTAAAACAAGAAAAAGATTCTACAACATCAAAACAAAAATTTATTACTGAAAAACAACTCGAACTTGCGCGTTTTGAAACAATTATAGAAACAGCTTTAAAAGATGCTTCAGAAAAGTTTCAGCTACTTCCAGAAGATATTCCTTTTGAAGCAAATCCTGACCAATCTATTCGTAATCAAATTGAAGACAGAATTAAACAGTTACAGCAAGCCATTCAAGAACTTGGAGCGGTCAATGAGCGTGCCCTCGAAGAATTTAAAGATGTCAGTGAACGTTTAAATTTTTTAACAGTACAGAAAACTGATATTGAAAAATCGATAGAAGAATTATTTTTATCGATACAAGAAATTGAAGAAACTACGAAAACAAGATTTAAAGAAATATTTGATAAAGTCAATGTTGAGTTTCAAAAAGTATTTCCTGTACTATTTCCTAATGGCCATGGCGAACTTCACATGTTAAATGATCAAGATTTGTTAAATACAGGCGTAGAAATTCTTGTTCGATTGCCTGGTAAAAAAATGCAAAATATGAGCTTATTTAGTGGTGGAGAAAAAGCGTTAACAGCAATTTCTTTAATTTTTAGTTTACTAAAAACAACTCCTGCTCCGTTTTGTTTTCTTGATGAGGTGGATGCACCATTGGATGAAGCCAATGTGGGTCGATTTAACGATGTCCTAGACGCTCTAAGTCATGAATTTCAATTCATTGTCATTACGCATAATCGCAGAACCATGGAAGTTTTAGATACAATTTATGGCATTTCTATGAGCGAACCCGGAGTTTCAAAACTTGTTTCAGTTGATTTAAGCGATGTACCAGTACATCTTAGGAAAAAGCAAAAAGTTGCAATACGCTCAGGAGCAAGCGTAAGTATTTAA
- a CDS encoding acetyl/propionyl/methylcrotonyl-CoA carboxylase subunit alpha: protein MKKLLIANRGEIARRILKAGKQRGYTVAVIATPDDLDSLVCQEADAVLKVSSFLNATDIVNKALEWQADAIHPGYGFLSENSQFAFLVEKSGIVFVGPTVSNMQALGSKEAAKKLAQQCGVPTLTALLSHDLQSIPQSRWAQELKQRHIIAPFLIKASGGGGGRGMRIVEDASELPNAIKRASEEAKSAFNDGTVFVERYLSSPKHIEIQVFGDGKGGGVYFGERECSMQRRHQKVIEEAPSASISLQQREAMGKASLSLVKETQYRGAGTIEFLMDSVGQFYFLEMNTRLQVEHPVTELVYGVDLVDAQLQLAEGNWPHHFPDANTFYTLTPRCVALEARILAEDPSHDFLPTPGLIKIYEEPREDDVRVDTGVVSGARVNPNFDSMIAKLIVSGENRALAIEKLIAALNHFEILGCITNLSFLQHIAEHKDFLEGKHATNWIAAQLPQLIKPKLPDFLLNVFESHKFREKISLLLDGFVEATELATINNVFAMQSDKLKAYSKFYEASINTINFKIHKTKKQNKFFLESIDIFNFFQNKYIESENVSKIMEKYFINSMFDKNYKIPFSAIRLSQQYIQINICGEYLKLECPFYIVGKNHKNSLDSGEIRAPMAGKVFEVLVHEGQKVFSGQVLFVVESMKMQLEVKSAGEGLVVKVFVEQGQILSGSDVMAMIELKT, encoded by the coding sequence ATGAAAAAACTTCTCATTGCGAATCGAGGAGAAATTGCTCGACGTATTTTAAAAGCAGGAAAGCAAAGAGGATATACTGTAGCCGTGATTGCAACACCAGATGATTTGGACTCATTGGTGTGCCAGGAAGCGGATGCTGTATTAAAAGTTTCGAGTTTTTTGAATGCCACTGATATTGTGAATAAAGCATTGGAATGGCAAGCAGATGCTATTCATCCAGGATATGGATTTTTATCTGAAAATAGTCAATTTGCATTTTTAGTTGAAAAATCAGGAATTGTGTTTGTGGGTCCTACAGTTTCAAATATGCAAGCACTAGGTAGTAAAGAAGCTGCAAAAAAACTCGCTCAGCAATGTGGTGTGCCAACATTAACTGCATTGTTATCGCATGATTTGCAATCAATCCCTCAATCTCGTTGGGCACAAGAATTAAAGCAGCGCCATATTATTGCACCATTTTTAATAAAAGCGAGTGGAGGGGGTGGTGGACGCGGAATGCGCATTGTAGAGGATGCGAGTGAATTGCCCAATGCAATTAAAAGAGCATCAGAAGAAGCGAAGTCTGCATTCAATGACGGCACTGTGTTTGTTGAACGGTACTTAAGTTCTCCTAAACATATAGAAATTCAAGTGTTTGGAGATGGTAAGGGTGGTGGAGTTTATTTTGGAGAACGAGAATGCTCCATGCAGCGCAGACATCAAAAGGTCATAGAGGAAGCTCCTTCTGCGTCTATTTCTTTACAGCAACGTGAAGCAATGGGAAAAGCCTCTCTCTCACTTGTTAAAGAAACACAATATAGGGGTGCTGGTACAATAGAGTTTTTAATGGACTCTGTGGGGCAATTTTACTTTTTAGAAATGAATACCCGTTTGCAAGTTGAACACCCTGTGACGGAACTTGTTTATGGTGTCGATTTGGTTGATGCACAATTGCAATTAGCAGAAGGAAACTGGCCGCATCATTTTCCGGATGCAAATACTTTTTATACATTAACACCTCGGTGCGTGGCGCTTGAGGCAAGAATTTTAGCGGAAGATCCAAGTCATGATTTTTTACCAACACCAGGTTTAATTAAAATTTACGAAGAGCCTAGAGAAGACGATGTTCGTGTAGACACTGGTGTTGTAAGCGGAGCGAGAGTAAATCCAAATTTTGATTCTATGATAGCTAAACTTATTGTGTCTGGAGAAAATAGAGCGTTGGCAATTGAGAAATTGATAGCAGCTTTGAATCATTTTGAGATTCTTGGTTGTATTACCAATCTTTCTTTTTTACAGCACATTGCAGAACATAAAGATTTTTTAGAAGGCAAACACGCCACCAATTGGATTGCGGCACAGTTGCCTCAGTTAATTAAGCCCAAATTACCTGATTTTTTATTAAATGTTTTTGAAAGTCATAAATTTAGAGAAAAAATTTCTTTACTGTTAGATGGCTTTGTTGAAGCAACAGAATTGGCAACGATAAACAATGTCTTTGCGATGCAAAGTGATAAATTGAAAGCTTATTCTAAATTTTACGAAGCCTCTATTAATACTATTAATTTTAAAATCCATAAAACAAAAAAACAGAATAAATTTTTTCTTGAATCAATTGATATATTTAATTTTTTTCAAAATAAATATATTGAATCGGAAAATGTCTCAAAAATTATGGAAAAATATTTTATTAATTCCATGTTTGATAAAAATTATAAAATTCCATTTTCTGCAATTAGACTCTCACAGCAGTATATACAAATAAATATATGTGGAGAATATTTAAAATTAGAATGCCCTTTTTATATTGTAGGGAAAAATCATAAAAATTCTTTGGACAGTGGCGAAATTCGTGCTCCTATGGCAGGTAAGGTATTTGAGGTTTTGGTCCATGAAGGACAAAAAGTTTTTTCTGGACAAGTCCTCTTTGTCGTAGAATCGATGAAAATGCAATTAGAAGTAAAGTCGGCTGGAGAAGGTCTGGTCGTAAAAGTTTTTGTTGAACAAGGGCAAATTTTGTCAGGCTCTGATGTCATGGCTATGATAGAATTAAAAACATAA
- a CDS encoding acyclic terpene utilization AtuA family protein, with product MSKKEFIRIANAGGYWGDDPYALRRQVYGELKLDYISIDFLAEITMSILQKQKTKDPSAGYAKDFINILEPVLADCVQRKIKIITNAGGVNPLACAEALFALARKKNLNLKVAVINGDDILKNISKLRQSGVDFKNMETQENFENYADKVLCANAYFGALPVAEALSFDPHIVLCGRVTDTGITLGAMIHEFKWKSDDYDKLAHGIVAGHIIECGAQASGGNFTDWQKVPTFIDIGFPIVECYPDGSFYVTKHPKTGGYMSCQTVREQLLYEMGSPQAYITPDVIADFSTIQIHASSLDRVKISGVKGKKPTDFLKVSIAYEDGFKCSGTLIISGPDVRNKAEMFAKVFWIRLENELLNAGFNKTVDFKNTEYVGDDSTHKGMLKKHDAIEILLKLTVRDNNKEKLNIFRKLLPSMILSGPAGVAVTGGAPTISEVVSYWPALIPQQYALPSIFIYEQQYEKDKSELISEKKELKWTVTQGESVIKEPPTDLWSSNLVSIMSTSRLIKVCLMEIAHARSGDKGDTVNIGLIGRSPECYVWLRENITAEKVNDWFHSLCKGEVHRYLVPNLWALNFLLEQSLGGGGTKSLQIDAQGKTFSQALLRCEVDIPEILLATIQPENKPCAGELVRRDMA from the coding sequence ATGTCAAAAAAAGAGTTTATTCGTATTGCAAATGCCGGAGGTTATTGGGGTGACGATCCTTATGCATTGCGGAGACAGGTGTATGGCGAATTAAAATTAGACTATATATCTATCGATTTTTTAGCAGAAATTACCATGAGTATTTTGCAAAAACAAAAGACTAAAGATCCTTCAGCGGGTTATGCTAAAGATTTTATAAATATTTTAGAACCAGTTTTAGCGGATTGCGTCCAAAGAAAAATTAAAATTATTACAAATGCAGGAGGAGTGAATCCTCTTGCATGCGCTGAAGCATTGTTTGCGTTAGCGCGGAAAAAAAATTTAAACTTAAAGGTTGCAGTCATTAATGGTGATGATATTTTAAAAAATATTAGTAAATTGCGGCAGTCTGGTGTTGATTTTAAAAATATGGAAACCCAAGAAAATTTTGAAAATTATGCAGATAAAGTTTTATGCGCAAACGCATACTTTGGAGCCTTACCAGTTGCAGAAGCCTTAAGTTTTGATCCTCATATTGTATTGTGTGGGAGGGTGACAGATACAGGAATTACTTTGGGTGCGATGATTCATGAGTTTAAATGGAAAAGTGATGATTACGATAAGCTTGCTCACGGAATTGTTGCAGGTCATATTATAGAGTGTGGTGCTCAAGCTTCTGGCGGAAACTTTACAGATTGGCAAAAGGTACCAACATTCATTGATATCGGATTTCCTATTGTTGAATGTTATCCTGATGGATCATTTTATGTGACCAAGCACCCTAAAACTGGTGGTTACATGAGTTGTCAAACAGTACGTGAACAGTTGCTTTATGAAATGGGTTCGCCTCAAGCCTATATTACTCCAGATGTCATCGCTGATTTTTCGACAATTCAAATTCATGCATCTTCTTTAGATAGAGTAAAAATTTCGGGTGTTAAAGGAAAAAAACCAACAGATTTTTTAAAAGTTAGTATTGCCTATGAAGACGGTTTTAAATGTTCTGGAACTTTAATAATTTCTGGACCAGATGTAAGAAATAAAGCAGAAATGTTTGCAAAAGTATTTTGGATCCGATTAGAAAATGAGTTATTAAACGCAGGCTTTAATAAAACTGTTGATTTTAAAAATACAGAATACGTTGGTGATGATAGCACTCATAAAGGGATGCTCAAAAAACATGATGCTATAGAAATTTTACTTAAATTAACAGTTAGAGATAATAATAAAGAAAAATTAAATATATTTAGAAAATTGTTGCCGAGTATGATTTTAAGTGGGCCAGCTGGTGTTGCCGTAACAGGAGGAGCTCCTACAATTTCAGAAGTAGTTAGCTACTGGCCAGCACTTATTCCTCAACAATATGCGCTACCAAGTATTTTTATTTATGAGCAACAATATGAAAAAGATAAAAGTGAGCTAATTTCAGAAAAAAAAGAGTTAAAATGGACTGTCACACAAGGGGAAAGTGTGATTAAAGAACCGCCCACAGATCTTTGGAGTTCAAATTTAGTAAGTATTATGTCAACCTCTCGACTTATAAAAGTATGTTTAATGGAAATTGCTCATGCTCGAAGTGGCGATAAAGGAGATACCGTTAACATAGGGTTAATTGGTAGAAGTCCTGAGTGCTACGTATGGCTTCGCGAAAATATTACTGCAGAAAAAGTAAATGATTGGTTTCATAGTTTATGTAAAGGCGAAGTGCACCGTTACCTTGTACCTAATCTTTGGGCATTAAATTTTTTGTTAGAACAATCGCTTGGTGGTGGTGGTACAAAAAGTCTACAAATTGATGCGCAAGGAAAAACATTTAGTCAAGCTTTACTAAGATGCGAAGTTGATATTCCAGAAATCCTTTTGGCAACAATTCAACCTGAAAACAAACCATGTGCAGGTGAACTTGTCAGAAGGGATATGGCATGA
- a CDS encoding enoyl-CoA hydratase-related protein produces the protein MTIRFNGKFIKVIDKEHGVKKIVFSRPDTRNAFNENMIQEITEQLNLLAQITSIEDMRLLIIEGEGKVFSAGADLIYMKQQAQQSEEKNLQDALNLGKMFFTLAAFPCPVVCIVQGAAIGGGFGFVACADLTIAEQNAVFATSEVRLGIVPGVISPYIVRKIGVAASSQFLLSGKRFSANESQQLGLIQYVTEQEYLKEKNEMIMYELLMAGPHAARRTKELILNASPLPSLTQIEFTAKHIALARSSHEGKAGIEAFFAKKDPYWSVREQE, from the coding sequence ATGACAATACGTTTTAATGGTAAATTTATTAAAGTTATTGATAAAGAACATGGCGTAAAAAAAATAGTTTTTTCTCGTCCTGATACCAGAAATGCATTTAACGAAAATATGATTCAAGAAATTACCGAACAACTTAATTTATTAGCTCAAATAACCTCAATTGAAGATATGCGGTTATTAATTATTGAAGGTGAAGGAAAAGTTTTTTCTGCTGGTGCGGATTTGATTTATATGAAACAACAAGCACAGCAAAGTGAAGAAAAAAATTTACAAGATGCTCTGAATTTAGGAAAAATGTTTTTTACTCTTGCAGCTTTTCCTTGTCCTGTTGTTTGTATTGTTCAAGGAGCGGCAATTGGTGGTGGTTTTGGTTTTGTGGCATGCGCGGACTTAACAATTGCAGAACAGAATGCTGTTTTTGCAACAAGTGAAGTGCGTTTAGGAATTGTTCCAGGCGTGATTAGTCCTTATATTGTGCGAAAAATTGGTGTAGCGGCATCATCGCAATTTCTGCTTTCAGGAAAACGATTTTCTGCAAATGAGTCTCAGCAGCTTGGGTTGATTCAATATGTCACTGAGCAAGAATATTTAAAAGAAAAAAATGAAATGATTATGTATGAATTATTGATGGCAGGACCTCATGCTGCAAGAAGAACTAAAGAACTTATACTTAATGCTTCTCCGTTACCTTCATTAACGCAAATTGAATTTACGGCAAAACATATTGCACTTGCCCGCTCTAGCCATGAAGGAAAAGCTGGAATTGAAGCATTTTTTGCAAAAAAAGATCCATATTGGAGTGTAAGGGAACAAGAATAA
- a CDS encoding carboxyl transferase domain-containing protein, whose amino-acid sequence MTFIRSQISLNSEEYKLNFQKNQEICTELIQLQNIIKMGGGEKSRQRHANQSKMFVRERIENLCDPESPFIEIGMLAAHNVYEDVVPSAGVVAGIAQVAGKMCMIVANDATVKGGTYYPLTVKKHLRAQEIALENKLPCIYLVDSGGAFLPMQSEVFPDKEHFGRIFFNQAKMSSLGIAQIAAVMGSCTAGGAYVPAMSDQTVIVNKTGTIFLGGPPLVKAATGEDVTAEFLGGAKVHTEMSGVADHFAEDDQHALFIVKNIIRNLGQKEQAKVALKNSEPPAYDPNEILGIWPRDLKRQIDIREIIARIVDGSRFFEFKERYASTIVTGFAYIEGIQCGIIANNGVLFSESALKVTHFIELCTKEKIPIIFLQNITGFMVGSQYERSGIAKDGAKMVHAVATAQVPKITFLFGGSYGAGNYGMCGRAYAPRFLWTWPSSRISVMGGEQAAQVMLTVKKEQFLREKKELSAQEIEEIINPIRLKYEQEGHPFFASARLWDDGVIDMRATRAILAASLSICLNSPLEETKTGILRM is encoded by the coding sequence ATGACTTTTATAAGAAGCCAAATCTCATTAAATTCTGAAGAATACAAATTGAATTTTCAAAAAAATCAGGAAATTTGTACTGAATTAATTCAATTACAAAATATAATAAAAATGGGTGGAGGTGAAAAGTCGCGCCAACGTCATGCTAATCAATCTAAAATGTTTGTTCGTGAGCGTATTGAAAATTTGTGCGATCCCGAATCACCATTTATTGAAATAGGAATGCTTGCCGCACACAACGTTTACGAAGATGTCGTACCAAGCGCAGGAGTTGTAGCAGGAATTGCACAAGTAGCGGGCAAAATGTGCATGATTGTTGCCAATGATGCCACAGTTAAAGGTGGAACTTACTACCCATTAACTGTTAAAAAGCATTTAAGAGCACAAGAAATTGCATTAGAAAATAAACTTCCCTGTATTTATTTAGTTGATAGTGGTGGTGCGTTCCTTCCTATGCAGTCTGAAGTTTTTCCAGATAAAGAACATTTTGGACGTATTTTTTTTAATCAAGCTAAAATGAGTTCTCTAGGAATTGCACAAATTGCGGCGGTCATGGGATCGTGTACTGCTGGTGGCGCTTATGTTCCTGCAATGAGTGATCAAACTGTGATTGTAAATAAAACAGGAACAATTTTTTTAGGTGGTCCTCCTTTAGTAAAGGCTGCAACGGGAGAAGATGTAACGGCAGAATTTTTAGGAGGAGCAAAAGTCCATACAGAAATGAGTGGTGTGGCAGATCATTTTGCAGAAGATGATCAACATGCATTATTTATAGTAAAAAATATTATTAGAAATTTAGGCCAAAAGGAACAAGCAAAAGTTGCGTTAAAAAATTCTGAACCGCCTGCTTATGATCCAAATGAAATTTTAGGTATTTGGCCTAGAGATTTAAAAAGACAAATTGATATACGAGAAATTATTGCGAGAATTGTAGATGGAAGTCGGTTTTTTGAATTTAAAGAGCGTTATGCCTCCACTATTGTAACAGGATTTGCATATATAGAAGGTATTCAATGCGGAATTATTGCAAATAATGGTGTTCTTTTTAGCGAAAGTGCTCTTAAGGTCACGCATTTTATTGAGCTATGTACTAAAGAAAAAATTCCTATCATTTTTTTACAAAATATAACAGGTTTTATGGTTGGCTCACAATATGAGCGCTCTGGAATTGCAAAAGATGGCGCAAAAATGGTGCATGCTGTCGCTACTGCACAAGTTCCTAAAATTACATTTTTGTTTGGTGGTTCTTATGGTGCAGGCAATTATGGTATGTGTGGCAGAGCATACGCGCCTCGATTTTTATGGACTTGGCCTTCTAGTAGAATCTCAGTCATGGGAGGTGAGCAAGCCGCACAAGTGATGCTCACTGTTAAAAAAGAACAGTTTTTGCGCGAAAAGAAAGAATTATCTGCTCAAGAAATCGAAGAAATTATAAATCCTATTCGCTTAAAATATGAACAAGAAGGACATCCTTTTTTTGCGTCTGCGCGACTTTGGGATGATGGGGTTATTGATATGCGAGCAACGCGTGCTATTCTTGCTGCAAGCTTATCCATTTGTTTAAATTCCCCGCTTGAAGAAACAAAAACAGGAATATTGAGAATGTAA